ACTGTCTTGCAATACAAAAATCGTTGCCCTATTGCATAATGGCGAATTGGTTGCACATGCTTCTGAAGGCGATGAAATCCAGTTCATGCTGGAGCGTACACCTTTCTACGCGGAAAGTGGTGGTCAAATCGCGGATAAAGGAACTGTATCAAGCGATACATTCATCGTCGATGTAAAAGATGTCAAAAAAGCTCCAAATGGTCAACATCTGCATACTGCTGTTGTTCGTTCAGGAGAAATTGCTGACAAATCGGAAGTGTTTGCTGAGGTAGATTCAGAATCACGTAAAATGACAATTAAAAACCATACCGCTACACATCTTCTGCACAAAGCTTTGAAAAGCGTCCTCGGCGAGCATGTCAATCAGGCAGGCTCTTATGTAGGACCAGATCGTCTCCGTTTCGACTTCTCCCATTTCGGGCAAGTGACGAAAGAGGAACTGGAAAAAATCGAAGCAATCGTCAATGAAAAGATTTGGGCCGATATCCCTGTCCAAATCGAACAGAAACCGATTGATGAAGCAAAAGAGATGGGCGCAATGGCGCTATTTGGTGAAAAATACGGAAATATCGTCCGCGTAGTGTCAGTCGGGGATTATTCAATTGAATTGTGCGGAGGTTGCCATGTGCCGGCCACTTCGACGATCGGACTCTTTAAAATTGAGTCGGAAGGCGGCATCGGTGCTGGTACGAGAAGAATTGAAGCAATTACAGGGCAAGAGGCATATGAATCATTTAAAAAGGAAGAGGCCCTTCTTACGGAAGCCGCTGCATTATTGAAAGCAAATCCGAAAGATCTCGTGACGAAAGTCAGCTCCTTCCTATCTGATATGAAAGAGCTTCAGCGGGAAAATGAATCGCTTTCTGCAAAGCTTGGGAACAGTCAGCTCACGGATATCTTGGCAACTGCTCAACAGGTTGACGATGTGACTGTCCTTTCCGCTAGAGTCGATGTTAAGGATAATAATGCACTTCGACAAATGATTGATGAATTGAAGCAACAAGTGAGCAATGGTGTAATTGTCCTAGGAGCTGCGGCTGATGGAAAAGTTTTATTGGCAGCGGGAGTGACAGAAGATTTGAAAAACGGGAACTTCCATGCTGGAAAAATCGTCAATCATGTAGCATCTCTCTGTGGCGGCAAGGGCGGAGGCCGTCCGGACATGGCGATGGCAGGTGCAAAAGATGCTTCTAAACTTGATGAAGCACTTCATTCCGTGTATGATTATGTCAAATCCGTTTAAGCGGAAATGGATGTCGGGTATAGAGCTAGTGGGAAAGGTATCCGATTTGCTAACGGACGATTGGAAAGCGGGGTGTCGACTATGAATTCATACGACAAGACGATGAAATTCAACTTTCCTGAAGAATCAATGGAGCAAGAAGTGAAACAGGTCATGCTCCATGTGCACAAAGCATTGGAAGACAAGGGCTATAATCCCATCAACCAAATTGTCGGTTACCTCTTATCGGGCGATCCGGCTTATATCCCTCGCCACTATGAGGCGCGAAATCTCATCAGGAAATTGGAGAGGGACGAGATTCTCGAGGAATTGGTCAAGTTTTACATCCGTGAAAACGGAGGTCAGACGAATTGAGGGTAATGGGATTGGACGTCGGTTCCAAAACGGTCGGTATTGCAATCAGCGATGCTCTTGGGTGGACAGCCCAAGGCATCGAAACGATTAAAATCGATGAAAGTGCCGGCCAATTTGGCATGTCCAGAATTCAGGAGCTTGTAGCTGAATATGCGGTCACCTCTTTCGTAGTCGGATATCCGAAGAACATGAACAACTCAGTTGGTCCGAGAGGGGAAGCATCCGAAAGGTTTGCTGAAATGTTGGAAGAGGCGTTTGGTTTTCCTGTTATTCTTTGGGATGAGCGGTTGACGACGATGGCAGCGGAACGCATGTTGATCGAAGCGGATGTCAGTAGGAAAAAAAGAAAGACTGTCATCGATAAGATGGCGGCAGTCATGATACTTCAAGGGTATCTTGATTCAAAAAATAGATGAGGTGAATAAAATGGAACATGGACAAGAAACAATGACAGTTGTAGATGAGCACGGAGTAGAGCATGTATGTGAGGTAATCTTCACATTTGAATCAGAGGATTTCGGAAAATCATACGTCCTTTATCATATTCTAGGTGAAGAAGAAGTGGGCGATGATGAAGAGGTTGAAATCCATGCTTCAGCTTTCATCCCATCTGAAGACAATGAAGACGGTGAACTATTGCCGATCGAGACTGATGAGGAATGGGACATGATCGAAGAAATGTTGAACACATTCCTTGCAGAAGACGAGGACGAAGAATAATCCATATGTGCACGGACGGAATGGTGCAGGCCATTCCGTCTTTTTACTGCTATGGAACTTTTTTTAGAGAGAAATTGTTGGAATGAGGTGATGCTTGATGGAGAACGGTTCGAAAAAGGATCAAATGTTTGAGAAAATGCTAGAACAGAAAAAAGAAGTGAAAATAGTGAGACGTATCGTGTTCGTTGTCGCGCTCGTTCTTATTATCGGTGCTTTGATCGGAGGCCGAGCGGTATATAAATACATAACTGAAGCCCTCCAACCGGTCGATCCGAACTCAGAAGAAGTGATTGAAGTGGAAATCCCGATCGGCTCCGGCTTGACTTCGATTTCAGAAATGCTGGAAGCCAAAGGAATCGTTAAAGATGCTAAGATCTTTAAATATTATGCTAAGTTCAACAATGAATCCCAATTCCAGGCAGGCTCATATGGCTTGACAAAAGCGATGACAATGGATGAGTTGATCGAAAGCCTCAAGACTGGGAAGGTATACAGGACGCCTGTATTCACGATGACAATCCCCGAAGGTCTGACGCTGAATCAGATTGCAGTAATTGTTGAAAAGCGGATAGGCATACCGGAAAAAGAGTTTTTGGATTATGTCAATGATGAGCAAACGATTGCTGATCTGATGGGAAGATATCCGAATATTCTAACCGAAGAGATTTTGAAAGAGGAAGTAAGATATCCGTTGGAAGGTTATTTATTCCCAGCGACGTATCCGTTTTATGAAGAGAAGCCATCGGTCGAAACGGTTGTCACGACGATGCTCGATGCAACATCAGACAACATCACTCCATACTTCGCGTATTTGGACAGCAATAAAAAATCGGTCCATTGGCTACTTACTTTCGCCAGCCTGCTTGAAAGGGAAGCGACGGCTAAAACCGATCGGGAGACGATTGCAAGTGTCTTTTACAATCGAATGGATGAAGGGATGCCGCTCCAGACGGATCCTACAGTGTTGTACGCATTAGGCAAACATAAGGATCGGGTACTCTATTCCGATCTGGAAGTCCAGGACCCGTATAATACGTACGTCCATAAAGGCCTCCCACCTGGTCCGATTGCAAATGCCGGCAGATCTTCGATAGAAGCGGTCGTAGATCCTTCCATCACGGACTATTTTTATTTCCTTGCCGATAAGGACGGAAAAAATTATTTTGCTAAGACATATGAAGAACATTTGAGATTAAAGAAAGAACATATATCGGGAGAATGACTGATTTAAATAGAATGGAAGTGCCTTGTATGAAAGCCTTTGAAGCTTATATTTCGAGCATGCGAGAAGCGGACAGTCCACTGATTCGTGAGATGGAGGAATTCGCGGCAGAACACCGTATTCCAATCATGGATCGGAGCGGGATGGAAACGTTCATCGGCCTGCTTCGAATCCAACGGCCGAAGCTAATACTTGAAATCGGAAGCGCAATAGGCTATTCTGCTATCCGGATGGTTTCCTCTTTGGAGGAAGCTTCTGTCGTTACGATTGAGCGGGATCAGGAGCGGTATGCATCCGCCGTGGAATACATTGAGCGAAGCGGATTCGGAGACAGGATTACGATCATCGAGGGAGATGCACTTCTTCTATCCGATGAAACAATCCCTTCATTGCGTTATGATGCCCTGTTCATTGATGCTGCAAAAGGTCAATATAAACGGTTCTTTGAAAAGTACTCCGAGCATGTAGAGCCGGGCGGAATAATCTATTGCGATAATATGTTCATGCACGGTGCCGTCATGCTTCCGGATGAAGAAGTGCCGAAACGGAATCGTACGATGATTCGTAATCTGAAGGAATTCACTTCATGGGTTATGAAGCATCCGAATTATGAGACGTCATTGCTGCCAGTAGGCGATGGTATCCTGGTTGCGGTAAAAAAGAGGGACTAAGCAAGATCCCTGTAATTTGTGGGAGGAAAAGAAATGGATAAGAGAAAGCCTCTCGTCATCGGCATTGCCGGTGGTTCGGGATCAGGAAAGACGAGTGTTACGAACAGAATTTATGAAGTGTTCAAGGAACACTCAGTTGTCGTCATCGAACAAGATTATTATTACAAAGATCAATCCCATCTAGAGTTTGAAGAAAGATTGTTGACGAATTATGATCATCCACTTGCATTTGATACGGATCTGTTGATCGAACATATCGGAAAACTACTTGATCGGAAGACAATCGAAAAGCCGGTTTACGATTATGCGCTCCATACGAGATCTGATCAGAAAATCGCAATTGAACCGAAAGACGTCATCATTCTCGAAGGAATTCTCGTTTTGGAAGATGAAAGGCTCCGGGATTTGATGGATATTAAACTATTTGTCGATACGGATGCGGATTTGCGAATTATCAGACGTTTGATGAGGGACATTAATGAGCGAGGGCGAACAATCGAATCGGTCATTGAACAATACCTCTCAGTCGTTCGTCCAATGCATAATCAATTCATAGAACCGACAAAGCGCTACGCGGATATTATAATTCCCGAAGGCGGACATAATGAAGTCGCTATTGATTTGATGGTCACGAAAATAAAAACAATTCTTGAATTTGGAACGAATTTGTAATATGATGAAGTCAGAATTCAATATAAATGAGACTATGTCGCATACCTCTTGCAGGAGCGGCATAGTGTTTTTATGAACAGGAATATGAGGAGTGTTGTATGATGGTATCAGAGAAAAAGTATCCGATGACAGCATCGGGTAAGAAAAAATTAGAAGAAGAGCTTGAGTTTCTTAAAACAGTAAAACGTAAAGAAGTAGTGGAACGCATCAAAATTGCACGGAGTTACGGAGACCTCTCGGAAAACTCGGAGTACGATTCCGCAAAAGAGGACCAAGCATTTGTCGAAGGTAAGATTTCTACACTGGAATCGATGATCCGCAACTCCGTCATCATTACAGAAAATGAAATGAATACTGACGAAGTACAACTAGGGAAAACAGTTACATTCAAGGAATTGCCTGACGGGGACGAAGAGACATATACAATCGTCGGCTCTGCCGAAGCGAATCCGATTGAAGGATTGATTTCCAACGATTCACCGATTGCAAAAGGCTTGATTGGCCGCAGTAAAGGCGATGAAGTGAAGATCTTGACTCCTGGTGGGGAAATGTCGGTCGTTATTGTTGAAATTAAGTGACCTTGAATGGCCGCCTTCAAATGAGGGCGGCCATTACTCGTTAGCAAGAAGATAGGGGGAAGGATATATGAAAGGAAATGATCCTAGATACTCGCGTGTCAATCGTAAGAAAATGCGCAACAAGAGTAACCAAATATTGAACATTATGATCGGTCTTGTCGTATTGCTGATTATCATTGTCGGCGCTTCAATCATCGTCGGGAACAATGACGATGAAGGAGAGGAGAGTGCAGTTGAACAAGGAGAGGTCGATGAAGCCGGTTCAACTGACAATCAGTCACAAAATGAAGAAAATGATTCCGGCTCCGAATCCGAAAATGAAATGGACTCCGGTGAAACTGGTGATGACGAAAGTAATGATGCGGGACAGTCAGATTCAGGAAGCGAGGAAACGGGCGAATCAGTCAGCATCGATGAAGAGGTCTCAGGTGATGAGGAGGCAGACATTGAAAAGATCGTTCCGGATAATGACGAAATTATAATGGAAACTGTCATTGATAAGGGATGGCAGCCGGTAGGAACCACTCAAACGGGCATCCACGAATCGAAATATGACGGTGAATCCGTTGATTGGAACGAAAAGAAAAAGGCCATTTCGTACGCAACCGGGCATTCCGAGGATGAATTAATTTTCTGGAAAATTAAAAACGGCGGAGGTCCCCAAAAATCGATCGGAATTGTTTCGACGAGGGATAAATCGAAGAAATACCGCGTTTTCCTAGAATGGGTCGATGGAAAGGGTTGGAAGCCTGTTCAGATGGACAATTTAAAGACATTGGATTTTGAATATTGAACAGTGGATAGTAGTCCGCGTTCGGTCGGAGGGTATACAAAGATGAAAATAGCAATCATTGGAGCAATGGAACAGGAAGTTGAAATATTAAGGGAGAAGATCGAGGATCCGATTATCGAAACGATAGCGGGCTGTGAATTCATTGAAGGAAAGATCGGGAAACATGAAATCATTCTCGTGAAGAGCGGAATCGGTAAAGTGAACGCGGCAATCGCGACTACTCTTCTTATCCAGCAATACTCGCCAGATGCAGTCCTTAACACAGGATCTGCAGGCGGATTCAAACAATCCCTTGATGTAGGAACGGTTGTCATTTCTGACGAGGTGAGACATCATGACGTCGATGCGACAGCCTTTGGCTATGAAATTGGACAAGTTCCTGGAATGCCTCCGTCCTTCCCTGCGGATGAAAAACTCATTCAAATCGCCAAGGAAGCCGTGGCCGAAATCGGTGAACATAACTATTCCATCGGATTGATAGCTTCTGGTGATGTATTTATGAGTGATGCTAAAAGGGTAGAGATTGTGAAGGGGCAATTCCCTACTATGATTGCGGCTGAAATGGAGGCGGCAGCTGTTGCACAAGTGTGCCATCAGTTCGGAACGCCGTTTGTCGTCATCCGTGCATTGTCAGATATCGCAGGGAAAGAATCGTCCATCAGCTTCGATGAATTCCTGCCATTGGCGGCAAAGCACTCATCGGAAATTGTCATGCACGCCATCTCGAAATTCTAGGATGATTATGGTAGAATGTTATCATGTTACATAATGCGTGAAGGAGGTAATAAAGGATGTTTTATTTAATGGCTGGTGTATTCGTCGTAACGGCAGTTATTGCGGTGGTCATTGCTCGTGAGGTAAGTGCAGACTGATTTTGACTATGCAGCATGAATAAAAGAAGCAATAAAGAGGCGTTTCCTTTCACAGGGCCCGTGGCCACGTGTCTGGAAACGCCTTTTCATTTGTGATGGACGGCTCTTATTCATTATACTCATGCTTGAAAAGCTGATATAGCTTAACGATGGCTCTTTTTTCGATGCGAGAGACATAACTTCTTGAAATATTGAGTTGCTGTGCAATTTCCTTCTGGGTCATCGGTTGGTCGTCGAGAAGACCGTACCTTCTCTGAATGATTTCAAGCTCTCTTCCATCCAGTTTTCCAAG
The genomic region above belongs to Sporosarcina sp. Marseille-Q4943 and contains:
- a CDS encoding IreB family regulatory phosphoprotein; translation: MNSYDKTMKFNFPEESMEQEVKQVMLHVHKALEDKGYNPINQIVGYLLSGDPAYIPRHYEARNLIRKLERDEILEELVKFYIRENGGQTN
- the ruvX gene encoding Holliday junction resolvase RuvX, translated to MRVMGLDVGSKTVGIAISDALGWTAQGIETIKIDESAGQFGMSRIQELVAEYAVTSFVVGYPKNMNNSVGPRGEASERFAEMLEEAFGFPVILWDERLTTMAAERMLIEADVSRKKRKTVIDKMAAVMILQGYLDSKNR
- a CDS encoding DUF1292 domain-containing protein; this encodes MEHGQETMTVVDEHGVEHVCEVIFTFESEDFGKSYVLYHILGEEEVGDDEEVEIHASAFIPSEDNEDGELLPIETDEEWDMIEEMLNTFLAEDEDEE
- the mltG gene encoding endolytic transglycosylase MltG — encoded protein: MENGSKKDQMFEKMLEQKKEVKIVRRIVFVVALVLIIGALIGGRAVYKYITEALQPVDPNSEEVIEVEIPIGSGLTSISEMLEAKGIVKDAKIFKYYAKFNNESQFQAGSYGLTKAMTMDELIESLKTGKVYRTPVFTMTIPEGLTLNQIAVIVEKRIGIPEKEFLDYVNDEQTIADLMGRYPNILTEEILKEEVRYPLEGYLFPATYPFYEEKPSVETVVTTMLDATSDNITPYFAYLDSNKKSVHWLLTFASLLEREATAKTDRETIASVFYNRMDEGMPLQTDPTVLYALGKHKDRVLYSDLEVQDPYNTYVHKGLPPGPIANAGRSSIEAVVDPSITDYFYFLADKDGKNYFAKTYEEHLRLKKEHISGE
- a CDS encoding O-methyltransferase, translated to MKAFEAYISSMREADSPLIREMEEFAAEHRIPIMDRSGMETFIGLLRIQRPKLILEIGSAIGYSAIRMVSSLEEASVVTIERDQERYASAVEYIERSGFGDRITIIEGDALLLSDETIPSLRYDALFIDAAKGQYKRFFEKYSEHVEPGGIIYCDNMFMHGAVMLPDEEVPKRNRTMIRNLKEFTSWVMKHPNYETSLLPVGDGILVAVKKRD
- the udk gene encoding uridine kinase, with the translated sequence MDKRKPLVIGIAGGSGSGKTSVTNRIYEVFKEHSVVVIEQDYYYKDQSHLEFEERLLTNYDHPLAFDTDLLIEHIGKLLDRKTIEKPVYDYALHTRSDQKIAIEPKDVIILEGILVLEDERLRDLMDIKLFVDTDADLRIIRRLMRDINERGRTIESVIEQYLSVVRPMHNQFIEPTKRYADIIIPEGGHNEVAIDLMVTKIKTILEFGTNL
- the greA gene encoding transcription elongation factor GreA, producing the protein MVSEKKYPMTASGKKKLEEELEFLKTVKRKEVVERIKIARSYGDLSENSEYDSAKEDQAFVEGKISTLESMIRNSVIITENEMNTDEVQLGKTVTFKELPDGDEETYTIVGSAEANPIEGLISNDSPIAKGLIGRSKGDEVKILTPGGEMSVVIVEIK
- a CDS encoding DUF1510 family protein, whose product is MKGNDPRYSRVNRKKMRNKSNQILNIMIGLVVLLIIIVGASIIVGNNDDEGEESAVEQGEVDEAGSTDNQSQNEENDSGSESENEMDSGETGDDESNDAGQSDSGSEETGESVSIDEEVSGDEEADIEKIVPDNDEIIMETVIDKGWQPVGTTQTGIHESKYDGESVDWNEKKKAISYATGHSEDELIFWKIKNGGGPQKSIGIVSTRDKSKKYRVFLEWVDGKGWKPVQMDNLKTLDFEY
- the mtnN gene encoding 5'-methylthioadenosine/S-adenosylhomocysteine nucleosidase; its protein translation is MKIAIIGAMEQEVEILREKIEDPIIETIAGCEFIEGKIGKHEIILVKSGIGKVNAAIATTLLIQQYSPDAVLNTGSAGGFKQSLDVGTVVISDEVRHHDVDATAFGYEIGQVPGMPPSFPADEKLIQIAKEAVAEIGEHNYSIGLIASGDVFMSDAKRVEIVKGQFPTMIAAEMEAAAVAQVCHQFGTPFVVIRALSDIAGKESSISFDEFLPLAAKHSSEIVMHAISKF